Part of the Syngnathus typhle isolate RoL2023-S1 ecotype Sweden linkage group LG17, RoL_Styp_1.0, whole genome shotgun sequence genome is shown below.
ACCGCCACCACTTTGGATGATTCATTTGAATAATCCTCCCTTTCTCTCTACCCAGTCTACCGGCCCCGAGAACCTTTTTGTGAATTATTTGTCGAGGATTCACAGAGAGGAGGTAGGGCCCTGACGACAGCGGTGAGTTAACATGAGGATTTTCTCCCTGAAGCTTTTGTTTGTGTTCCGTCCAGGATTTTGACTTTGTACTAAAAGGGTTGGCCCGTCTCCTCACTAACCCTTTGAGTCAAACGTACCTGCCCAATTCCACCAAAAAAATCCAGTTCCACCAGGAGCTCCTAGTACTCTTCTGGAAGCTCTGCGACTTCAATAAGGTAGTCGAGCACCCACAGTTTGACATGTTAAAACTAAATGTATTTCCAAGTTCTAGTACAAATCATGCAAATGATCATTTTATGCAAGTTGAGCAACGTTACATAAAATTCATCCCAATTTTGTGTTCCCGTGGCAGAAATTCCTCTTTTTCGTCCTCAAGAGTAGCGACGTATTGGATATCCTGGTTCCAATCCTTTTTTACCTTAACGATGCTAGAGCCGACCAGTGTAAGTCGTCTCATGTTTGCTCACCCcacccataaaaaaaatattaccagGAAAATCCTGACTGAAgcatatgtttgtgtgtgtgtgtgggcagcCCGTGTGGGCCTCATGCACATCGGCGTGTTCATCCTGTTGCTGCTGAGCGGCGAGAGGAACTTTGGCGTTCGCCTGAACAAGCCCTACGCTCTCCACGTGCCCATGGACATCCCGGTGTTCACGGGCACTCACGCCGACTTGCTGATTGTGGTGAGCGGCCCGACCGCGTCGCCATGGAGACCGGCCGACCTTTTTCACGGTGAGAGCTGACCAGCTGTCGCTCTGTTTGCTTTTGCAGGTCTTCCACAAGATTATCACCACGGGCCACCAACGTTTGCAACCTCTCTTTGACTGCCTGCTCACCATTGTTGTCAACGGTGATTCATTCGCTTCATTTTTATGGATTTAATATTCCTCCCTATTAAAatagtttgaattttttttttttttttttttaataacaatcCATATTTTCTCTCAGTGTCGCCATATTTGAAAAGTCTGTCCATGGTAGCGGCCAATAAGCTGCTCCACCTGCTGGAGGCTTTCTCCACCAGCTGGTTCCTGTTCTCTGCCGTCCAGAACCACCATCTTGCCTTTTTCCTCCTGGAGGCGTTCAATAACATCATCCAGTATCAGTTTGATGGTAGGAGACGCTTCtaattttgttttggtcatACGTCAATTGCTTCGAGATGTGATTAATCATTAATGtgattcacccccccccccctccccagggAACTGTAACCTCGTGTACGCCATCATCCGCAAGCGTAATATTTTCCACCAGCTGGCTAATCTTCCGTCAGACCCGGCCACCATTCAGAAGGCCCTGCAGCGAAAGAGGAAATCGCCCGACGTTATCTCCCGCACCAGCTCGCAGGAGACCGTCTCCATGGAAGGTTCCCGACCCGCCGTGCCTGCAGAACCTGGCACCCTCAAGGCCAGCCTGGTCGCCATACCTGGTacatctactttttttttattgttaatatCATCAATCAAGAAGTAGACATGGTAAGGAGCTAATTTATTTCTTTACAGGCATTGACAAACTGACCGAGAAGTCTCAGGTGTCTGAGGATGGCACCATGGTGTCTATCCCCAAGATCCAGCACTCAGCGCAGATTGCAGCCGGCGGGACCAGCGACACCGAATCCAACTCGGGCAAAGACAATGAAGTCAGTGTGTTTCTGTTCTTCTGCCTTAGGGGCAACAATCCAAGGAGCTCAAAGAAAAGTATATGTGTAATTCTTCCTTCCCACAGGATGTTTTCTATACTGAGGCCGAAATGGAGAGAAGTCGTTTGTCAAGTAGTTCAGCATCAAATTGGGTTCCCACACCAGACTGGGTGAGTAGATTCACCTTCTGTTCATAACAAGAGCTTACCTGAacacaaaagcatttcactctGGTCTTGTCCTTTCCAGGTCCTGTCCTGGAAGTGTAAACTTCCCTTGCAGACTATCATGCGTCTGCTGCAGGTGTTGGTTCCACAGGTGGAGAAGATCTGCATCGACAAGTACGCGTTTGTTGGATCAGATTATTGTCCGTTTTTCCGTGCCCGCTAAATCTTCCCGTTAATGTCCCCGCAGGGGTTTGACGGACGAATCGGAAATCTTGAAGTTCCTCCAGCACGGCACATTAGTTGGCCTGCTGCCCGTGCCTCACCCCATCCTCATCCGGAAGTACCAGGCCAACGCGGGCACGGCCATGTGGTTTCGCACCTACATGTGGGGTGTGGTCTACTTGCGGTGAGTATCTCCCATATACTATAATTAACTGGGATTTGATTGATTCTAATTGTGCTATTTTGTCTCCGCCCCCTCCAGTAATGTGGACCCTCCCATCTGGTATGACACGGATGTGCGCCTCTTTGAGATTCAGAAGATGTAGACGGCAGAGCGGATAGCCGACCACGTTAACGCAGCATTCTCATAATCCTTACGAAGCATGTCAAACGTTTCTTATCGCGGATCAATATTGTCCATAGGCAATTTGTTACATGTCGTTTTGACCTGTGCAGCTGCTtttagtctaaaaaaaaaaaaaaatcaggtcaaGTTTGACTCAGAAGGCGGTTTGGTCAAAGGGACATTggtaagttttgtttttttgccgtTGTGGCGTGAGAGTTCTAGCCTCCAATTTGGGGATGGGTGTTGGTAATGCACTGGGTTGGTTGTTTGACACCTCATAATTATTCCAAACATGAAACCTCAGCCATGCCAATTGCCACAAAAAGGTGGatattttggggggggcgggAGCAGTTTGACATGCCCAAAGTGAATTTAACTTGCACCTTTCTGTATCATTACAAACTAGACTGGATTGTTTGATTTCTATCGTTGCTTGTTTAAAAATTGTATTTACCTTAAGTTATTCTAAATACATATCGCGATGTGAAATGTGTGGATATTAATGCAGTAATTAAATATTTTGAGACAGAACATCTGACACCGTGCTTTAACCAGTGCTCATTTTATTTCTTGACCAGAAGATGGCACTATTTCCCCCCCTTGATGCTGAAgattagggcagtgcttctcaactattttctgttacgcccccccctagcaagaagaaaactattcgcgccccccccccccctccccaccgtgactatcctaacttgtcttgtaagtcgtaaattgttgcactgtcgcaaacgtcacagaagtaacaatgggagcgccactgccccctgctgggaacatgcgcaattacactttattctagtactgcaaaaaaaaagcctgttccccagggtcgcacgcgcccccccaggtatagcacggggGGTGCGTcacactatttgagaagcactggattagggtaatgaagaaaaaaaattgatagTTCAAAATCTTCATTTTATAGACAGAATTTTCTGATCATTTTACGTTAAAAATTTGAGATTCATTTCATGTTTCAGTTTTAttgctaaaaaaataatttattacaaAAACTTGTGCGGATACAGACAGGCGAGAACTATAAAATAATATACACCTCGAAGAGACTGGCCACTGAATGCATGCGGTAGAAGATTCCAAAAGGCAGTCCGATGTTGACTATGGCCGTCCACATGCTGAACTTGTAAAACTTCATCTCCACCGTGTGGTTGAACTGAGGTCTAGCTCCAAAGGCAGGCATGAGCCACAGCTGTCGAGGCAACAACAAACAGGATTAAAAGTAGGAACCCCATTATGGTTAAAATTGTGCTGAACTTACAATAATGTTGGCGAGCATTAGAAAGGCACACACTTCCTTCAGCACTCTCCTCTTCCAGTTTGGCCGCTCGGGCGGCGTCAGCCTGCACCTTGAATTTTGCCGGTTGGTGACGCCGCTGGCCTCGGCGTGCAGGGTGTCTTCCTGCATGGCGTGGAAGGGCTTACGGTAGAGGCCCTCGATGATGAAGTAGTTCTGCAGGCACAGTTGCACCACCATGAGGACAGCCCACGACAAGTTTACCGCATCCAGGAGGTCCTGAGCCCCCGTGGCTGCCACCGCCACAGCAGAGAAGTAGCTGATAATCAACTGGCCCATTGAGGCCCCCACCAGGAGTTGCACGTCCAGGCTGCGGGCAGGGTTCTTCTCAGAGATGTGTTCGCGGTGGTCCAGTCGGTAGATGACGCAGCCCACCGCGGTGTAGACGCACATGAGGCTCACAATCACTATGTTTATGACGAAATGGATGAGCAGGGCATTGCGGCGCATGGCCTCGTCTTCCAGCGTGATCTCCACTTCGTACACGACGAAGGTTACCAGGCCCACCACCACGACCATGAGCCCCAGCACAGGGCCCACGCTGATCTCCTTGGGACGGAACTTTGCCCTGCGGTGGCCCTGGTTGTCCGCCAGGCGGCCCACGTTCTTCCACATGACGTAAGCCATGGCCGAAGCAAAGAGGCTGTACTCAATGTTGAAGGGGTACAGGTAGTAGAAGGCCTCCTTGAAGGCGCTGCACGCTGAGTGACTGCAGCTGCACTTGGCCTCTAGGTTGTAACTGTCTGTCATGGAGACAACAGATACAACACATTAACGGAAACTAGTTTCCAAAATGCGGCagcatttaattatttaattcacttagggtgctgctgttttggttggcAACAGAGTTAATTGTATGTTTCTTTTATGCATACCAAGGTTATTGTAGTCGCATTATAATGACAAATGTTTTcttaaaattgtatttatgtcctTAAGTTTCCTGAAAGTGCTTGACCTGAAATGTATTGTGATTTACATCTTTTATTTGAGTAGGGGCGAGCCACTTAAGAAAACTGACGACCTCATGCCTCCAATACCTCTGTACATCTTGAACGGGAAGCTGACATTCAGATATGGGGCATCCATTTGGTGAAGGGACTCCTCGGTGACGCTCGCCATCCACACCACCAGGTTAGTAGAGAGCATT
Proteins encoded:
- the hid1a gene encoding protein HID1; this translates as MGNTDSKLSFRKAVIQLTTKTQPVEATDDAFWDQFWADSTTTVQDVFALVPAAEIRALREESPSNLATLCYKAVEKLVQGADSGCPSEREKQVVLNSTRILTRILPYIFEDQDWRGFFWSTVPGAGRAGGEELDDDEGARPLAESLLLAIADLLFCPDFTVHSHKRGPDSVENMHSIDSCEYIWEAGVGFAQSPPLNYIHDLNRTELLRLLLTCFSEVMYLPASTDNHVLNPWVTFFCSTENRHALPLFTSLLNVVSAYDPVGYGIPYNHLLFSDYREQLVEQAVQILIVTLEHDGGPSHCPSSPSSMEEHESTGPENLFVNYLSRIHREEDFDFVLKGLARLLTNPLSQTYLPNSTKKIQFHQELLVLFWKLCDFNKKFLFFVLKSSDVLDILVPILFYLNDARADQSRVGLMHIGVFILLLLSGERNFGVRLNKPYALHVPMDIPVFTGTHADLLIVVFHKIITTGHQRLQPLFDCLLTIVVNVSPYLKSLSMVAANKLLHLLEAFSTSWFLFSAVQNHHLAFFLLEAFNNIIQYQFDGNCNLVYAIIRKRNIFHQLANLPSDPATIQKALQRKRKSPDVISRTSSQETVSMEGSRPAVPAEPGTLKASLVAIPGIDKLTEKSQVSEDGTMVSIPKIQHSAQIAAGGTSDTESNSGKDNEDVFYTEAEMERSRLSSSSASNWVPTPDWVLSWKCKLPLQTIMRLLQVLVPQVEKICIDKGLTDESEILKFLQHGTLVGLLPVPHPILIRKYQANAGTAMWFRTYMWGVVYLRNVDPPIWYDTDVRLFEIQKM
- the otop2 gene encoding proton channel OTOP2, translated to MRTVAQKMLRNCNLLFTSTCRKTPNSDTDGHSSNIETAAQMENIQHLRDEEVAPEYAHHVEAPAQRTHHDGAWLLSVIVCINVLILGCALVGSSTINSVAVTTVHRQIFLIVLLALTMLWMLLYVTVTYRKNKNLMTLDSHAGPVWLRGGLVLFGLLSLLMDIFKMANYIGHLHCDSAVKVAFPAVQAVFLIAQTYFLWVHAKDCVQFHTSVTRCGLMLMLSTNLVVWMASVTEESLHQMDAPYLNVSFPFKMYRDSYNLEAKCSCSHSACSAFKEAFYYLYPFNIEYSLFASAMAYVMWKNVGRLADNQGHRRAKFRPKEISVGPVLGLMVVVVGLVTFVVYEVEITLEDEAMRRNALLIHFVINIVIVSLMCVYTAVGCVIYRLDHREHISEKNPARSLDVQLLVGASMGQLIISYFSAVAVAATGAQDLLDAVNLSWAVLMVVQLCLQNYFIIEGLYRKPFHAMQEDTLHAEASGVTNRQNSRCRLTPPERPNWKRRVLKEVCAFLMLANIILWLMPAFGARPQFNHTVEMKFYKFSMWTAIVNIGLPFGIFYRMHSVASLFEVYIIL